In the genome of Microbacterium paraoxydans, the window TCATCCCCGACTCGAGGCGCGGAAGCATCTCGACGAGCGCGTCCGACGTCAGGTGCGACACGAGCGAGTCCCGGTTGGGCCAGTCGGCGTACAGCCCCGGCACGTCGGTGAGGATGACGAGCTTGCGCGCGCCGAGGGCCACGGCGAGCGCGGCGGCCGCGGCATCCGCGTTGACGTTGAGCGACTGCCCCGGGTGGTCGAGGTCGGGCGCGATGCTTGACACGACCGGGATCCGCCCTGCGGCGAGATGGTCGAGCACCGGCGTCGGGTCGACCTGGACCACGTCGCCCACGCGGCCGAGGTCCACCTCCTCGCCGTCGATCATCACACCGCGACGGCGGCCGCCGAAGAGCCCGGCGTCCTCGCCGCTGAGCCCGGTGGCGATGGGGCCGTGCGAGTTGATCTTCGAGACGAGCTGCGGGTTCACCTGGCCGGTGAGGACCATCCGCACGACGCCGATGGCCTCGGTGTTGGTGACGCGGTACCCGCCCTTGAACTCGCTGGGGATCTCCAGCCGCTGCAGCATGTCGGAGATCTGCGGCCCGCCGCCG includes:
- the argB gene encoding acetylglutamate kinase, which translates into the protein MTDIQDTTPDIAAQKATTLIESLPWLKKFRDQIVVVKYGGNAMVSDELQEAFAQDIAYLRYVGVQPVVVHGGGPQISDMLQRLEIPSEFKGGYRVTNTEAIGVVRMVLTGQVNPQLVSKINSHGPIATGLSGEDAGLFGGRRRGVMIDGEEVDLGRVGDVVQVDPTPVLDHLAAGRIPVVSSIAPDLDHPGQSLNVNADAAAAALAVALGARKLVILTDVPGLYADWPNRDSLVSHLTSDALVEMLPRLESGMIPKMRACLDAVEGGVDAAAIIDGRVPHSVLVELFTSKGIGTEVVLGEKGATA